The proteins below come from a single Erythrobacter sp. SG61-1L genomic window:
- a CDS encoding helix-turn-helix transcriptional regulator has protein sequence MRRLRTERGLSQEALADLAGIDRTYVSSLERKRYSPSLDMVEKLAQVLKVDPHELLLT, from the coding sequence TTGCGCCGGTTAAGGACCGAGCGAGGGCTTTCGCAGGAGGCACTGGCTGACCTCGCCGGGATCGACCGCACCTATGTCAGTTCTCTCGAGCGCAAACGTTACTCCCCCTCGCTCGACATGGTCGAGAAGCTGGCACAGGTGCTCAAGGTCGATCCGCATGAGCTGCTGCTGACCTAG
- a CDS encoding LytTR family DNA-binding domain-containing protein gives MFRVMLVDDEPPARRSLRRLLGAHEDMDIAGEAGSLAEARLRLPELKPDLIFLDVELGDGKGLEMLGAEASQPEVIFVTAYSRYAVDAFDVAAADFLVKPVEPQRLSLALQRLRERRSLQAAPEPRLRIHLPGQHFHIPHDRLLALTAEGDFTRIALLDGKDLLVCRLLGQFEAELSAPSFRRLSRSLIVNMDQVRRVETLQGGRARLILGEQGHAVMLGRTALRRFRDQQA, from the coding sequence ATGTTTCGCGTGATGTTGGTGGATGACGAGCCCCCGGCACGGCGTAGCCTGCGCCGTCTGCTTGGCGCCCATGAGGACATGGATATCGCCGGGGAGGCGGGCAGTTTGGCCGAAGCCCGGTTGCGCCTTCCGGAATTGAAGCCCGATCTGATTTTTCTGGATGTCGAATTGGGCGACGGAAAGGGGCTGGAGATGCTCGGAGCAGAAGCTTCCCAGCCAGAAGTCATCTTCGTCACGGCCTATAGTCGCTATGCCGTGGATGCTTTCGATGTGGCGGCGGCGGATTTTCTAGTGAAGCCGGTCGAACCCCAGCGCCTTTCATTGGCGCTGCAGCGTCTGCGCGAAAGGCGGAGCCTGCAGGCTGCTCCTGAGCCGCGTCTTCGCATCCATTTGCCCGGCCAGCACTTCCACATCCCCCATGATCGCTTGCTTGCCCTGACGGCGGAGGGAGATTTCACTCGTATCGCCCTGTTGGATGGCAAGGACCTTCTGGTCTGCCGTCTGCTTGGCCAGTTCGAGGCAGAACTTTCGGCCCCTTCCTTCCGCCGCCTCAGCCGCTCGCTGATCGTCAACATGGATCAGGTGAGGCGGGTTGAGACCTTGCAAGGTGGCCGCGCCCGCCTGATTCTCGGGGAGCAAGGCCACGCCGTCATGCTCGGCCGCACGGCTTTGCGGCGTTTCAGGGACCAACAGGCCTGA
- a CDS encoding histidine kinase → MNHAIAEAHDFLPAEPLGGDLPAMRPAHAVPFWLANLAVWVFISLLGVSTRTLFFGNFTDALVVTLALDAIGFALTTLAHEVLRRRPRPHFPAMGVVLLVVLASIGGGAVEMLAAEGLRGLSFSTGEFQQAYGGRIVPLLYYMAIFMGWALGYFWLTADVAARTEQLHRSEAQSAATRAELQQLKVQLDPHFLFNALNTLTAEIPERPDVALEMVHGISAYMRYCLDHRDRSACALASEIEATRAYLRIQELRFDAALTCGVDLDPEAADFPVPHLILQGLLENAVKHGLRPTTGAPLRIHVGAQLRNGVLEVLVSNPGKYAPGQEMLGGLGLINIRRRLELHYPGRHHFSITQEEDRVVARMILQGAPCFA, encoded by the coding sequence ATGAATCACGCGATTGCAGAAGCGCACGACTTTCTTCCTGCAGAGCCGCTGGGCGGTGATCTGCCTGCCATGCGGCCGGCTCATGCTGTTCCGTTCTGGTTGGCTAACCTTGCGGTATGGGTGTTCATTTCCCTTCTGGGCGTTTCAACCCGCACGTTGTTTTTCGGAAATTTCACCGATGCGCTGGTGGTGACGCTGGCGCTCGACGCCATCGGGTTTGCGCTGACAACTCTGGCGCATGAAGTCCTCCGGCGCAGGCCGCGACCTCATTTCCCCGCCATGGGCGTTGTGCTGCTGGTGGTGCTTGCCTCGATCGGTGGCGGCGCAGTGGAGATGCTGGCGGCGGAGGGGCTGCGGGGGCTTTCTTTCTCAACGGGGGAATTCCAGCAAGCCTATGGCGGCAGGATCGTGCCGCTGCTTTACTACATGGCTATCTTCATGGGCTGGGCGCTGGGCTATTTCTGGCTGACGGCTGATGTTGCCGCGCGCACCGAGCAATTGCATCGCAGCGAAGCGCAGTCAGCGGCGACCCGCGCGGAATTGCAGCAATTGAAAGTGCAACTCGATCCGCATTTCCTCTTCAACGCACTCAATACGCTGACCGCCGAAATTCCCGAACGCCCCGATGTGGCGCTGGAAATGGTGCACGGTATTTCCGCCTATATGCGCTATTGCCTTGATCACCGCGACAGGTCGGCCTGCGCACTTGCCAGCGAAATCGAGGCTACAAGGGCCTATCTGCGCATCCAGGAACTACGCTTCGATGCCGCGCTGACCTGTGGAGTGGACCTTGACCCCGAGGCCGCGGATTTTCCGGTGCCGCATCTCATCCTGCAAGGGCTGCTCGAAAATGCCGTTAAACATGGCCTGCGTCCGACGACTGGCGCGCCGCTGCGTATCCATGTTGGCGCGCAACTGCGCAACGGGGTTCTGGAAGTCTTGGTTAGCAATCCGGGGAAATACGCGCCCGGACAGGAAATGTTGGGCGGGCTGGGGCTGATCAATATCAGGCGCCGGCTGGAGCTGCATTATCCGGGCCGCCACCATTTTTCGATTACTCAAGAAGAAGATCGCGTGGTCGCACGCATGATTTTGCAGGGTGCGCCATGTTTCGCGTGA
- a CDS encoding ShlB/FhaC/HecB family hemolysin secretion/activation protein codes for MTRVPRLTVALLLCASTSAAFLASSAQAQVIERNLPPPAQGDGGVVLAPEQLGASRDATPLGVTVSGIRLIGPKEQVEASPPTGVTISAIGAMSAERVAGPLSNYIGQPLSAKLIGDMQAAIARVYREAGYPFVAITLPVQEVTSGVVQLQVSEFRYGKVTTNGAKAGSEDGVLSQVRTADGGRIRADLLEEDLDWLNRYPYRSVQGVFSPGDQAGETALTLEVAPRKPWEIFAGWSNTGTGATGRQRYFAGFGAGMPSLGNSFLSYQATGSDDFWSAPGSIASGASSPRYFSQAARLVMPLAARQSLEIAPNYVATRQNGDPATFAFTNEVLEIPVIYRTALSNILPGTYLGDLMIGAVGRHVSRRSYFDGTDIGGANADQFELVFGWAMNRADAHGRTTVLARVVGNPGGVLGGNSAANWNAYSSGRVDRANYAYATLDLGRLTRLPGGLAYVTQFSGLLGTRTLPDTSQLAIGGMSATRGYVLEDASVDRGFYWRNEVCLPSFSLFGRNMAGGFKDDLSPYGFLDLGFGYNYGYDGLLGHVEAEKSSLAGIGAGLDYRHGSHVQASLAAGHALSSARETRAGDWTVQARLFLSY; via the coding sequence TTGACGCGGGTTCCTCGGCTGACGGTTGCGCTCTTGCTCTGCGCCAGTACCAGTGCTGCGTTTCTGGCTTCCTCCGCACAGGCGCAGGTGATCGAACGCAATCTGCCGCCGCCAGCCCAGGGTGATGGCGGTGTAGTGCTGGCGCCGGAACAGCTTGGTGCGAGCAGGGATGCAACGCCGCTGGGCGTCACTGTCAGCGGCATTCGCCTGATCGGGCCCAAGGAACAGGTGGAGGCAAGCCCTCCCACCGGTGTGACCATTAGTGCCATCGGTGCCATGTCGGCAGAACGCGTGGCCGGCCCGCTTTCCAATTATATCGGCCAGCCTCTCAGCGCGAAGTTGATCGGTGACATGCAGGCGGCAATTGCCCGGGTCTATCGCGAGGCGGGCTATCCTTTCGTGGCCATCACGTTGCCGGTGCAGGAAGTGACGAGCGGCGTGGTGCAATTGCAGGTCAGTGAATTCCGCTATGGCAAGGTAACCACCAATGGCGCGAAAGCCGGCAGCGAGGACGGTGTGCTCTCCCAGGTTCGCACCGCGGATGGCGGGCGGATTAGGGCCGATCTACTGGAGGAAGATCTCGATTGGCTCAACCGCTATCCCTACCGTTCCGTGCAGGGTGTGTTCTCGCCCGGCGATCAGGCCGGGGAGACGGCGCTGACGCTGGAAGTGGCGCCGCGCAAACCTTGGGAAATCTTCGCCGGTTGGTCTAATACCGGCACGGGCGCAACCGGCCGCCAGCGTTATTTCGCGGGCTTTGGGGCGGGGATGCCGAGCCTTGGCAACAGCTTTCTTTCTTATCAGGCAACCGGCAGCGACGATTTCTGGTCGGCTCCCGGAAGCATCGCTAGCGGAGCGTCTTCACCCCGCTATTTCAGCCAGGCTGCACGCCTAGTGATGCCGCTGGCTGCGCGCCAGAGCCTTGAGATTGCGCCCAACTATGTGGCAACGCGGCAGAATGGCGATCCGGCGACTTTTGCCTTCACGAATGAGGTTCTGGAAATTCCGGTAATCTATCGGACTGCGCTCTCAAATATTCTACCGGGCACTTATCTGGGCGATCTGATGATCGGTGCAGTCGGCCGCCACGTTTCGCGCAGGAGCTATTTTGACGGCACCGATATCGGCGGGGCCAATGCCGACCAGTTCGAGCTTGTGTTCGGCTGGGCGATGAACCGTGCCGATGCGCATGGGCGCACTACGGTGCTGGCGCGGGTGGTGGGAAATCCCGGCGGCGTTCTGGGCGGCAATAGCGCGGCGAACTGGAATGCCTATAGCTCGGGGCGTGTGGATCGAGCCAATTACGCCTATGCCACGCTTGACCTTGGGCGGTTGACGCGCCTGCCGGGCGGCCTTGCCTATGTGACGCAGTTCAGCGGATTGCTGGGCACCCGCACCTTGCCCGATACCAGTCAACTGGCAATTGGGGGCATGTCCGCCACGCGCGGCTATGTGTTGGAAGATGCCAGTGTGGATCGGGGTTTTTACTGGCGCAACGAGGTATGCCTGCCCAGTTTCTCTCTGTTCGGCAGGAATATGGCGGGTGGCTTCAAGGATGATCTGTCTCCCTACGGTTTTCTCGATCTCGGGTTTGGTTACAATTACGGCTATGATGGCCTGCTTGGCCATGTCGAGGCCGAGAAGAGCAGTCTCGCCGGGATAGGCGCCGGGCTGGACTATCGGCATGGCAGCCATGTCCAGGCCAGCCTCGCTGCCGGGCACGCCCTGTCTTCCGCGCGCGAAACCCGGGCGGGAGACTGGACCGTACAGGCCCGGCTGTTCCTTTCTTATTGA
- a CDS encoding ADP-ribosylglycohydrolase family protein has translation MRTSTSHPLQIAAIEPAEEHGLVGLTFCPGKVQQGAMTGSWNRDLGMDLDAICAWNASVVVTLVEEHELAQLQVPQLGSEVLARHMDWYHLPIADRSIPDAAFEDAWKSAGPALRQRLRSGANVLVHCMGGLGRAGTIASRLLVELGWNPAEAVGQVRQVRPGAIETQGQTDYVLSLEDVPLAAPDTSLDAIRTRAMGAMLGLAVGDALGTTLEFHPRDSYPRLMDMVGGGPFGLEPGVWTDDTSMALALAESLADCGGLDEADLMQRLVRWHELGEYSPTGSCFDIGITVRQALARFKASGNPQSGSTDPLSAGNGSLMRLAPVAIRYWNDRAALRDAAARQSRTTHGAVEAVDACVAYAELLADAIAGKPASEVLQARSDDLAGNIASILAGSWRGKHRDTIRASGYVAHSLEASLWSISRSGTYAEAVLTAANLGEDADTTAAITGQLAGALHGVGAIPPDWLDRLAWRDRLEAAATRLFEASIE, from the coding sequence ATGAGAACCAGCACAAGCCATCCGCTCCAGATCGCCGCCATCGAGCCTGCAGAAGAGCATGGCCTTGTCGGCCTGACCTTCTGCCCGGGCAAGGTCCAGCAAGGCGCCATGACCGGTTCATGGAACCGCGATCTTGGCATGGATCTCGATGCCATCTGCGCATGGAATGCCAGCGTGGTGGTCACGCTGGTCGAAGAGCATGAGCTGGCTCAGCTCCAGGTGCCGCAGCTGGGTTCAGAAGTGCTGGCCCGCCATATGGACTGGTATCACCTGCCGATTGCAGACCGCTCCATCCCCGATGCAGCCTTTGAGGATGCATGGAAGAGCGCCGGGCCCGCTCTGCGTCAGCGCCTGCGATCAGGCGCCAATGTGCTGGTCCACTGCATGGGCGGGCTCGGCCGGGCCGGGACCATTGCCTCGCGGCTGCTGGTCGAACTGGGCTGGAACCCGGCCGAGGCAGTAGGCCAAGTCCGTCAGGTCCGCCCCGGGGCCATCGAGACGCAGGGTCAGACGGATTACGTGCTTTCCCTTGAGGATGTTCCTCTGGCTGCTCCGGACACTTCGCTGGATGCCATCCGGACCCGTGCCATGGGCGCAATGCTCGGTCTTGCTGTCGGCGACGCACTGGGAACCACGCTCGAGTTCCATCCCCGGGACAGCTATCCCCGGCTGATGGACATGGTAGGTGGCGGTCCTTTCGGGCTGGAGCCCGGGGTCTGGACCGATGATACCTCCATGGCCCTTGCTCTGGCAGAGAGCCTTGCTGATTGCGGCGGCCTCGATGAGGCCGATCTGATGCAGCGCTTGGTCCGCTGGCATGAGCTGGGCGAGTATTCCCCGACCGGCAGCTGCTTCGATATCGGGATCACCGTGCGGCAGGCCCTCGCGCGCTTCAAGGCGAGTGGTAATCCCCAATCGGGTTCAACCGATCCGCTCAGTGCAGGCAATGGCAGCCTGATGCGCCTTGCCCCTGTCGCGATCCGCTACTGGAATGACCGGGCAGCCCTGCGCGATGCAGCAGCACGCCAGAGCCGCACTACTCATGGCGCGGTCGAAGCCGTCGATGCCTGTGTCGCCTATGCTGAGCTTCTCGCCGATGCCATTGCAGGAAAGCCTGCCAGCGAGGTGCTGCAGGCCAGAAGTGACGATCTTGCCGGCAATATTGCGTCTATCCTTGCCGGATCGTGGCGGGGCAAGCATCGCGATACAATCCGTGCGAGCGGCTATGTCGCCCATTCCCTCGAAGCCTCGCTCTGGAGCATCTCCCGTTCGGGCACTTATGCGGAAGCCGTGCTCACGGCCGCCAATCTGGGCGAGGATGCAGATACCACCGCTGCCATCACCGGCCAGCTGGCAGGTGCGCTCCATGGAGTGGGAGCCATTCCGCCCGACTGGCTCGACCGGCTTGCATGGCGCGACAGGCTCGAGGCTGCAGCGACCCGTCTGTTCGAGGCGAGTATCGAATGA
- a CDS encoding MBG domain-containing protein, with protein MRANPLAQRPGSTFSRRARILLTCTALVALPCTPALAQSQVTLPQAGSVIAGAATISSGHNALSIHQSSANAIINWNSFSIGQGGSVSFENGTGATLNRVTGFSPSSIDGSLSATGSIYLVNPNGVTIGSTGRVVTGGSFIASTQDLADSGFMAGGDLLFTGRSEAAVINRGRIGALGGDVALIARKVENSGTIEARAGTAALAAGYEVLVRDAALSDGKFVVKAGGADTEAKASGAILAADVELRANGGNIYALAGNTQGLIKATGIASRGGRIFLTASGGEAKVAGLLDASRTSDTGGTIVIEGDAIALEAGATLNASGAMGGLILVGGDYQGGQDASANFLDNAVRAATTVNVAAGARLLADGSSGSGGTAVVWSDEGTRFAGSISATGSGAGARGGFAEVSGKQVLDYTGSADLRSDGGSFGTLLLDPYNLTISSGSSSNVSGFAATGNNSVLNVNTLTNALATANVIVTTGSAGSQAGNITVATPISWSANSTLTLAAAGDVIIARDITATGAGAGLVITHGSGKGYSLTDGARISLSGASANLSIDGQAYTLIHDATQLQNIGSSGYYALAGDIDASATAGWNDGTGFVPIETFSGTFAGLGHFIDRLTIDQSDTTGFIGLFGSLESAQVRDLTLANVAIHVPDAQRVGALVGSAWESTLSNIHVTGSINAYGEVGGISGWLGYSTITGSSSSASVTATHEEAGGLVGRAYYEGAISNSYATGSVSSSAQAGGLIGSIDDASPISLTNVYASGSVTGTSATGGLIGIVASSSPISAAISLTNAYWDAASSGIAAAIGSADANSGIDGSAVDISGVSRSQASYTGFDFTGTWVMIDGDTRPMLRNEHSSVIATDAALQLISMDLGGTYRLGTDLDLTGAFTANGNGSYSGIWGASGFVPLGNTTTRFTGTLDGQGHTITGLTINRASTSYVGLFGFTNGANIRDLGLVGGEIRGLSYVGGLAGSTMGGTISNVYNTGDVTAAITGAGLVYAFAGGLIGSNQSSAIKSSYATGMITASGADVGGLVGSNATAASITDSYATGAVSTSASFAVGGLAGINAGTISGSHATGRVTGGGAVIGGIGGLVGTNANGGTITLSYATGAVTGSASVGGLVGNNSYGDVSQSFATGAVNGSSSVGGLIGTNSLNSTYATSVTNNYATGSVTGSSSLGGLIGTNYINSGATGGVANNYASGKVNGTSSAGGLIGSNSDLVGGAVKANFWNKTTSGKTSGIGAGTAGNATGLTTSEMMNLDPFTEAGWSIDDEGGTSSLWRIYEGNTAPLLRGFMTGLTITGGDGTKSYDATTTSSDVGTLVYDPAGHDPTLILGTATYIASGANAGSYSGADLVLSGLYSGQLGYDISLNAGTLTIDPASLTITADAKSMTYGDATPDLTYTLTSGQLYGNDTLSGTLASSVNSSSDVGDYAITKGTLAASSNYAITYAGANVKVTPATLIVTAGDASMVYGDAVPGIGYSVSGWKNGQTDTLLSGVLTSTDATSASDVGTGYTTSASGGVLSGAASGNYVFSYVDGALSVTPATLIVTAGDASMVYGDAVPGIGYSVSGWKNGQTDALLSGVLTSTDATSASDVGTGYTTSASGGVLSGAASGNYVFSYVDGAFAVLPRATPEVPDPVAGPFLESRLRDEWVIARHASRTLKLLLPDDLATPGNIVFRGGCTAQFWSACAFRPHPDNLPRGGSIRVSVEP; from the coding sequence ATGAGAGCGAACCCGCTTGCCCAGCGCCCAGGTAGTACATTCTCTCGCCGCGCCCGAATATTGCTCACTTGCACGGCGCTGGTCGCCCTGCCTTGCACCCCGGCGCTTGCCCAATCGCAAGTGACCTTGCCGCAGGCAGGCAGCGTTATTGCGGGGGCAGCGACCATCTCTTCCGGCCATAACGCACTGAGCATTCACCAGAGTTCGGCCAATGCAATCATCAACTGGAACTCCTTCTCCATCGGACAAGGCGGTTCGGTCAGTTTCGAGAATGGCACAGGCGCGACGCTCAACCGCGTAACCGGTTTTTCCCCCTCTTCGATCGACGGCTCGCTCAGCGCGACGGGCAGCATCTATCTGGTCAATCCGAACGGCGTCACCATCGGTTCTACCGGGCGGGTGGTGACAGGCGGCAGCTTCATTGCTTCCACGCAAGACCTTGCGGATTCGGGTTTCATGGCTGGCGGCGATTTGCTCTTTACCGGCCGGAGCGAGGCTGCGGTGATCAATCGGGGCCGGATTGGCGCGTTGGGTGGCGATGTCGCCCTGATCGCCCGTAAGGTGGAGAATTCCGGCACTATCGAGGCGCGGGCCGGGACCGCTGCTCTGGCGGCAGGCTATGAAGTACTGGTCCGCGATGCCGCGCTTTCCGACGGCAAATTTGTGGTGAAGGCCGGCGGCGCGGATACCGAGGCAAAGGCCAGTGGCGCGATCCTTGCCGCCGATGTCGAATTGCGAGCCAATGGCGGCAATATCTATGCGCTGGCCGGCAATACGCAGGGTTTGATCAAGGCCACCGGTATAGCCAGCCGTGGCGGGCGCATTTTCCTGACGGCAAGCGGCGGCGAAGCGAAAGTGGCGGGCCTGCTGGACGCCTCGCGCACCAGCGATACGGGCGGCACGATCGTGATTGAAGGCGATGCCATAGCTCTCGAGGCGGGCGCCACTCTTAACGCATCCGGCGCTATGGGCGGCCTCATTCTCGTCGGTGGCGACTATCAGGGTGGTCAGGACGCATCGGCGAATTTCCTCGACAATGCGGTCCGCGCCGCCACCACCGTCAATGTCGCTGCCGGGGCGCGGCTTTTGGCCGATGGCTCCAGCGGGTCGGGCGGCACGGCGGTGGTCTGGTCGGACGAGGGAACCCGCTTCGCAGGCTCGATCTCCGCCACCGGTTCGGGCGCGGGGGCGAGGGGAGGCTTTGCGGAAGTTTCTGGCAAGCAGGTACTCGATTATACGGGCAGTGCCGATCTGCGCAGCGACGGTGGCAGCTTCGGCACGCTGCTGCTAGATCCTTACAATCTCACGATTTCCAGTGGTTCCAGCAGCAATGTCTCCGGTTTTGCTGCGACCGGCAATAACAGCGTGTTGAACGTCAACACGCTGACCAACGCGCTGGCCACCGCCAATGTGATTGTCACGACTGGCAGCGCCGGCAGCCAGGCTGGAAACATCACCGTAGCTACGCCGATTTCCTGGAGTGCGAACAGCACTCTTACTCTGGCGGCAGCCGGCGATGTGATCATCGCGCGCGACATTACCGCCACAGGGGCAGGAGCCGGGCTGGTTATCACTCATGGTTCCGGCAAGGGTTACAGCCTGACGGACGGCGCCCGCATCAGCCTGTCCGGCGCCTCGGCCAACCTGTCGATCGACGGACAGGCTTATACATTGATACACGATGCCACCCAGCTTCAGAACATCGGCAGCTCCGGCTATTATGCGCTGGCAGGAGACATCGATGCATCGGCTACCGCAGGCTGGAACGACGGCACTGGCTTCGTGCCCATCGAAACTTTCAGCGGCACTTTTGCAGGGCTGGGGCATTTCATTGATCGGCTGACCATCGACCAGTCCGATACAACCGGCTTTATCGGCCTGTTCGGCTCCCTCGAATCCGCGCAGGTGCGTGACCTTACGCTGGCCAATGTCGCTATCCACGTACCCGATGCGCAGCGCGTCGGGGCATTGGTGGGCAGCGCGTGGGAATCCACCCTCAGCAATATTCATGTAACTGGCAGCATCAACGCATATGGGGAAGTCGGCGGCATTTCAGGCTGGCTGGGCTACAGCACGATAACCGGTTCCTCCTCCTCTGCCAGCGTAACGGCTACGCATGAGGAGGCAGGCGGGCTGGTGGGGCGGGCCTATTACGAAGGCGCCATTTCCAATTCCTACGCCACCGGTTCGGTATCCAGTTCAGCACAAGCGGGCGGGTTGATCGGGAGTATTGACGATGCGAGCCCGATCAGCCTGACCAATGTCTATGCCAGCGGGAGCGTGACCGGCACATCGGCCACGGGCGGGCTGATCGGCATAGTGGCCAGTTCCAGCCCCATTTCTGCCGCTATCAGTCTGACCAACGCTTATTGGGATGCGGCCAGTTCCGGCATAGCCGCCGCAATCGGCAGCGCCGATGCGAATAGCGGGATAGACGGATCGGCAGTCGATATCAGCGGAGTTTCCCGTTCGCAGGCGAGCTATACCGGCTTCGACTTCACCGGGACCTGGGTGATGATCGATGGCGACACGCGCCCGATGCTGCGGAACGAACATTCCAGTGTGATCGCCACCGATGCGGCCTTGCAACTGATTTCGATGGATCTTGGCGGAACTTATCGGTTGGGCACCGATTTGGACCTGACTGGCGCCTTCACCGCAAATGGCAACGGCTCGTATAGCGGCATCTGGGGCGCTTCCGGCTTTGTCCCGCTGGGTAACACCACCACTCGCTTCACCGGAACGCTGGATGGGCAGGGGCATACGATCACCGGCCTTACCATCAATCGTGCCTCCACCAGCTATGTCGGCCTGTTTGGCTTTACCAACGGCGCCAATATCCGCGATCTGGGGCTGGTCGGTGGTGAGATCCGGGGGCTTTCCTATGTCGGTGGGCTTGCGGGCAGTACCATGGGCGGGACGATCAGCAACGTCTATAATACTGGAGATGTGACTGCGGCCATCACCGGTGCCGGGCTGGTCTACGCCTTTGCCGGCGGGCTGATCGGTTCCAACCAATCGAGCGCGATCAAATCATCCTACGCCACCGGGATGATCACTGCGAGCGGTGCCGATGTGGGCGGTCTGGTGGGCAGCAATGCGACAGCCGCCAGCATCACGGACAGCTACGCCACGGGTGCCGTATCCACCAGCGCCAGCTTCGCCGTGGGCGGTCTCGCCGGGATCAATGCCGGGACGATCAGCGGTTCCCATGCCACGGGTAGGGTGACCGGCGGCGGCGCCGTGATCGGCGGTATTGGCGGCCTTGTCGGCACCAATGCCAATGGAGGTACGATCACGCTCAGCTATGCCACTGGGGCCGTCACCGGTTCTGCCAGCGTAGGGGGGCTCGTCGGCAACAATAGCTATGGCGATGTCTCCCAATCCTTTGCTACCGGAGCTGTTAACGGCTCGTCCAGTGTGGGCGGACTGATCGGCACGAATTCTCTGAATTCGACCTATGCCACTTCCGTCACCAACAATTACGCGACCGGATCGGTAACGGGCTCGTCCAGTCTCGGCGGTCTGATCGGCACGAATTACATCAATTCCGGCGCGACCGGCGGGGTGGCAAACAATTACGCCTCCGGCAAGGTCAACGGCACTTCCTCGGCAGGCGGTCTGATCGGCAGCAATTCCGACCTCGTCGGCGGTGCGGTAAAGGCCAATTTCTGGAACAAGACCACCAGCGGAAAAACCTCCGGGATCGGCGCCGGCACGGCCGGCAACGCCACCGGGCTGACAACATCCGAGATGATGAATCTCGATCCCTTCACCGAGGCCGGCTGGAGCATAGACGACGAAGGGGGAACATCGTCGCTCTGGCGCATATATGAAGGCAACACCGCCCCATTGCTGCGCGGCTTCATGACCGGCCTCACCATTACCGGCGGCGACGGCACGAAATCCTATGACGCAACCACGACCTCCAGCGATGTCGGCACGTTGGTCTACGATCCGGCAGGCCACGATCCGACGCTGATCCTGGGTACGGCGACCTACATTGCTTCTGGCGCGAATGCCGGCAGCTATTCAGGCGCTGACCTCGTCCTGTCGGGCCTCTATTCCGGTCAGCTCGGCTATGACATCAGCTTGAACGCCGGGACGCTCACCATCGATCCCGCATCCTTGACGATAACTGCGGATGCCAAGTCGATGACCTATGGCGACGCCACTCCTGACCTGACATACACGCTGACCAGCGGCCAGCTTTACGGCAACGACACACTCTCTGGCACGCTCGCCAGCAGCGTGAACTCGTCTTCCGATGTCGGCGATTATGCCATCACTAAAGGCACACTGGCGGCCTCCTCCAATTATGCGATCACTTATGCTGGCGCGAATGTGAAGGTCACGCCTGCGACGCTGATTGTGACGGCTGGCGATGCGAGCATGGTCTATGGCGATGCGGTACCGGGCATTGGCTATTCGGTTTCGGGGTGGAAGAACGGCCAGACCGATACGCTGCTCTCTGGCGTCCTGACATCGACGGATGCCACCTCCGCTTCGGATGTCGGCACGGGCTATACCACCAGCGCCTCAGGAGGTGTGCTCTCCGGTGCGGCTAGCGGGAACTACGTCTTCTCCTATGTCGACGGCGCCTTGAGCGTCACGCCTGCGACGCTGATTGTGACGGCTGGCGATGCGAGCATGGTCTATGGCGATGCGGTACCGGGCATTGGCTATTCGGTTTCGGGGTGGAAGAACGGCCAGACCGATGCGCTGCTCTCTGGCGTCCTGACATCGACGGATGCCACCTCCGCTTCGGATGTCGGCACGGGCTATACCACCAGCGCCTCAGGAGGTGTGCTCTCCGGTGCGGCTAGCGGGAACTACGTCTTCTCCTATGTCGACGGCGCCTTTGCCGTTCTGCCGCGCGCCACTCCAGAAGTTCCCGATCCGGTGGCGGGGCCATTTCTGGAGAGCAGGTTGCGGGATGAGTGGGTGATCGCCCGCCATGCTTCGCGCACGTTGAAACTCCTGCTTCCCGATGACTTGGCCACGCCGGGGAACATTGTGTTTCGCGGCGGCTGCACCGCCCAATTTTGGAGTGCCTGCGCATTCCGTCCCCATCCAGACAACCTGCCTCGCGGCGGATCGATCAGGGTTTCAGTTGAGCCATGA